The Nostoc sp. 'Lobaria pulmonaria (5183) cyanobiont' genome window below encodes:
- a CDS encoding sensor histidine kinase, with protein sequence MTATIGDQKNSLNSDPSRGIILVVDDNPANLQVLSSFLDQSRFEVWAARSGEKAIQRLDNDNLPDLILLDIMMPGIDGFETCKYLKSESNPRVQDIPIIFMTALSDTADKVKGLQLGAVDYITKPFQYEEVLVRIEHQLKLRNLTKTLTAKNAELQQAQTQLIQAEKVATLGQMTAGIAHEVNNPINFIAGNLNFIEEYFQEVVNLLELYQKYLPDPPTEIQNAIKTKDINYLLNDLSKIIQSMQLGTDRVTEIVSSLNKFSRHGEAGKKRANLYEGLETTLLILGHRLKANAHRPGIKVIKEYGELPPVECYPGELNQVFMNLIGNAIDAIEEIPKNQYFDEKFRHIGMIWIKTEAIGERVILRIADNGSGISEANRTKIFDAFYTTKVIGKGTGLGLSIAYQIVVNNHRGKLSCHSTQGEGTEFVIELPIR encoded by the coding sequence ATGACAGCAACTATAGGCGATCAGAAGAATTCCCTAAATAGCGATCCTAGCAGAGGAATTATTTTAGTCGTTGATGATAACCCTGCCAACTTACAAGTTTTATCAAGCTTTTTGGATCAGTCTAGATTTGAAGTTTGGGCAGCTCGTAGTGGTGAAAAAGCAATTCAGAGATTAGACAATGATAATTTACCTGATTTAATCTTGCTTGATATCATGATGCCGGGTATCGATGGGTTTGAAACTTGTAAATACCTAAAAAGTGAGAGCAATCCTCGTGTTCAGGATATTCCGATCATTTTTATGACTGCTCTTTCAGATACTGCTGATAAGGTTAAAGGATTGCAATTGGGAGCCGTAGATTATATTACTAAACCTTTTCAGTATGAAGAGGTATTAGTGCGAATAGAGCACCAACTGAAGCTAAGAAATTTGACGAAAACCCTGACAGCCAAAAACGCCGAATTACAACAGGCTCAAACCCAACTTATTCAAGCAGAAAAGGTAGCAACCTTGGGTCAAATGACAGCAGGAATTGCCCATGAAGTAAATAATCCCATCAATTTTATCGCTGGCAACTTGAATTTTATTGAAGAGTATTTCCAAGAGGTTGTTAATTTACTCGAACTATATCAAAAATATCTGCCCGATCCACCGACTGAAATTCAAAATGCTATTAAAACAAAAGATATAAATTATTTGTTAAATGATTTATCAAAAATTATTCAATCTATGCAATTAGGTACAGATCGAGTTACAGAAATTGTGTCATCGTTGAACAAGTTCTCTCGACACGGAGAAGCAGGAAAGAAACGCGCTAACCTGTATGAAGGATTAGAAACTACGCTACTCATTCTTGGACATCGACTTAAAGCAAATGCTCATCGCCCAGGAATTAAAGTAATTAAAGAATATGGAGAATTGCCACCTGTTGAGTGCTATCCAGGCGAACTAAATCAAGTTTTTATGAATTTGATTGGCAATGCGATCGATGCAATTGAAGAAATCCCAAAAAATCAATATTTTGATGAAAAATTTAGACATATTGGGATGATTTGGATTAAAACTGAAGCAATTGGAGAGCGAGTTATTCTCAGGATTGCAGACAATGGCTCAGGAATCAGCGAAGCAAACCGGACAAAGATATTCGATGCTTTCTACACTACAAAAGTCATCGGGAAAGGAACAGGACTAGGTTTATCTATTGCTTACCAAATTGTAGTTAATAATCATCGCGGTAAGCTAAGTTGTCATTCAACACAAGGTGAAGGTACAGAGTTTGTGATTGAATTACCTATCCGATGA
- a CDS encoding hybrid sensor histidine kinase/response regulator yields the protein MIKGNSSLSAPKIYSSRNLLLRFILGGTTLIVSISAYFSYQAARKITLEDLRGKAFLEVQKGVDEIEEWLHVRKVEVQTIAHTSAVRSLDWSVAEPYLKSEIERIDEFFFFLMATPDGSYFNTKVGRSNKNIKDRDYFQKALAGKSNISDPFISRSTGIPLIAIATPIWSNSPTNHSPIGVFHGNVKVDRIAKVVNSLRYGNNSYAFALNSQGEAIVHPNSTLMSTVEKPAPSLLKIPDRNLNAIAQQMVNKQQGIQLMEIDGTKKYVAYVPLREANWSVALVIPRQNIESRLQFLDLIALIVGGLTVTMIAVLWQVQAFEQAQLKKSKAAADTANRAKSEFLANMSHELRTPLNGILGCAQILLRSKGLPEPEQYHVNIIEQCGSHLLTLINDILDLSKIEARKLELHPQDVHFPSFLQGIGEICQIRAEQKGILFVYEPASNLPTGVHVDVKRLRQVLLNLLGNAIKFTDEGKVSFKVEVVDQLPADGQTEKYRIHFSVKDTGIGITPTQLSNIFLPFEQVGEKKHQIEGTGLGLAITRQLVQMMGSDIQVKSQLGEGSTFWFEIAIAQASEWVQSAMAASKGQIIGFAGSPRTILMVDDHWENRTVITNLLQPLGFNVIEAINGKDGLEKAIALKPDLVITDLLMPEMDGFELIKHLRHTPDIEDVKIIVSSASVFEADQHRSLQAGGDTFLSKPIQADELLHQLECHLGLAWIYQQSESQKINSSATTLDSSSDNLTLPSPDVLRELMNLASKGNFNDILKWADKLEETDTKFALFANQLRQLARQFDEDLILNFLSEKEKD from the coding sequence GTGATAAAAGGCAACTCCAGCCTATCCGCTCCCAAAATATACTCCTCGCGCAATTTACTGCTCCGATTTATTCTTGGCGGCACTACTCTTATTGTAAGTATTTCTGCTTATTTTAGCTATCAAGCTGCTCGGAAAATAACGCTAGAAGACTTGAGAGGAAAAGCTTTTTTAGAGGTACAGAAAGGGGTTGATGAAATTGAAGAATGGTTGCATGTTCGGAAAGTGGAGGTGCAAACCATTGCTCATACTTCCGCTGTACGCTCCTTAGACTGGTCTGTGGCAGAACCTTATTTAAAGTCAGAAATTGAGCGGATCGATGAATTTTTCTTTTTCCTAATGGCTACCCCGGATGGTTCGTATTTTAATACTAAGGTTGGTCGGTCAAATAAGAATATTAAGGATCGAGACTACTTTCAAAAAGCACTAGCCGGAAAAAGTAATATTTCCGATCCCTTTATCAGCCGTTCCACAGGCATTCCTTTAATTGCGATCGCCACCCCAATCTGGTCAAATTCTCCCACCAATCATTCACCGATTGGGGTTTTCCACGGCAATGTTAAAGTTGATCGCATTGCTAAGGTAGTCAACTCGCTGCGCTACGGCAATAACAGCTATGCATTCGCCCTCAATTCCCAAGGAGAAGCGATCGTCCATCCCAACTCAACGTTAATGTCAACGGTAGAAAAACCTGCACCCAGCCTGCTGAAAATTCCAGATCGGAATTTAAATGCGATCGCGCAGCAGATGGTAAACAAACAACAGGGAATTCAGTTGATGGAAATTGACGGCACCAAAAAGTATGTTGCTTATGTGCCGTTGCGAGAAGCTAATTGGTCTGTAGCTTTGGTAATTCCGCGCCAAAATATTGAATCTCGGCTACAATTTCTCGATCTGATCGCTCTAATTGTGGGCGGATTGACCGTGACGATGATCGCTGTCTTATGGCAGGTGCAAGCGTTTGAACAAGCTCAACTGAAAAAGTCTAAAGCAGCAGCTGATACCGCAAATCGTGCTAAGAGCGAATTTTTAGCCAACATGAGCCATGAACTGCGAACGCCCTTGAATGGTATTTTGGGTTGCGCTCAAATTTTGCTGCGTTCTAAAGGTTTGCCGGAGCCAGAGCAATATCATGTAAACATCATTGAACAGTGTGGCTCTCATCTACTGACTTTAATTAATGATATTTTGGATCTTTCCAAAATTGAAGCACGAAAACTGGAACTGCATCCTCAAGACGTTCATTTTCCGTCTTTTTTACAGGGAATTGGGGAAATTTGTCAGATTCGGGCAGAACAAAAAGGCATTTTATTTGTCTATGAACCCGCAAGCAACTTACCCACAGGGGTTCATGTTGATGTCAAAAGGTTACGTCAGGTTCTCTTGAATCTGCTGGGAAATGCGATTAAATTTACTGATGAGGGTAAGGTTAGCTTCAAGGTTGAGGTAGTCGATCAACTTCCTGCTGATGGGCAGACAGAGAAATATCGCATTCACTTTAGTGTAAAAGATACAGGAATTGGCATAACTCCAACCCAATTGAGCAACATTTTTTTGCCATTTGAACAAGTAGGTGAGAAAAAGCATCAGATAGAAGGGACAGGGCTGGGTTTAGCAATTACTCGGCAGTTGGTGCAGATGATGGGTAGCGATATTCAGGTTAAAAGTCAGCTTGGTGAGGGTAGTACTTTCTGGTTTGAAATTGCGATCGCCCAAGCCAGCGAATGGGTACAGTCTGCTATGGCTGCATCCAAGGGACAAATTATTGGCTTTGCAGGTAGCCCTCGCACCATCTTGATGGTGGACGATCACTGGGAGAATCGCACAGTAATTACAAACTTATTGCAACCATTGGGTTTCAATGTGATTGAAGCCATCAATGGTAAAGATGGTTTAGAAAAAGCGATCGCCCTTAAACCAGACCTGGTGATTACAGATTTGCTCATGCCAGAAATGGATGGGTTTGAATTGATTAAACACCTGCGTCATACCCCAGATATCGAGGATGTCAAGATTATCGTCTCTTCTGCTAGTGTCTTTGAAGCCGACCAACATCGCAGTCTGCAAGCAGGAGGTGACACCTTTTTGAGCAAACCGATACAGGCAGATGAATTACTGCATCAATTAGAGTGCCATTTAGGTTTGGCATGGATTTACCAGCAGTCTGAGTCACAAAAAATCAATTCTTCGGCTACAACACTTGATAGCTCATCAGATAACTTGACTCTTCCTTCCCCCGATGTATTGCGGGAACTGATGAACTTAGCGAGTAAAGGTAACTTCAATGACATTCTCAAATGGGCAGATAAACTAGAAGAAACAGACACAAAATTCGCTCTCTTTGCTAACCAACTGCGGCAGCTAGCGAGGCAGTTTGACGAAGATTTAATCCTCAACTTTTTGAGCGAAAAAGAAAAGGATTAA
- a CDS encoding lipid-A-disaccharide synthase, whose translation MTQVDILILSNGPGEVTTWVRPVVKALRQELGDDRSLVRISVVLSPCSNASGKEAAIALSYPEVDRVQGAEHFWQFLLWGKTFDNWDWCDRGVVVFLGGDQIFPVIIGKKLGYSTVVYAEWEARWHNWIDRFGIMKPEVATHVPQKYGHKFTVVGDLMLEAQEQVSTPSHSRSAQVTASLLPNPDSPIIGLLPGSKAAKLAQGVPLCLVIAEYVHAKRPQTRFVIPIAPTLDLPTLASFADRQKNSIAETFGFSGASLIVPEDAKGKALLKTATGLTVELWQENPAYHLLSQCCICLTTVGANTAELGALGVPMIVLLPTQQLDAMRSWDGLPGLLANLPVVGTPFAKVINWSFLRFVRNKGLLAWPNIWAQEEIVPELMGKLQPQEVGEMVLDFLANPEKLDDMRAKLRNIRGKSGAAQKIAQIVGEEIGKSGEMRE comes from the coding sequence ATGACTCAAGTAGATATTCTGATCCTTTCAAATGGCCCGGGTGAAGTAACAACCTGGGTACGTCCAGTAGTAAAGGCGTTGCGGCAAGAATTAGGGGATGACCGTTCTTTAGTGAGGATTTCTGTAGTATTATCACCTTGCTCAAATGCCAGTGGTAAAGAAGCAGCGATCGCTCTTTCTTACCCAGAAGTAGATAGAGTTCAGGGAGCAGAACATTTTTGGCAATTTTTGCTTTGGGGTAAAACCTTTGATAATTGGGATTGGTGCGATCGCGGTGTAGTTGTTTTTCTGGGCGGTGATCAAATTTTTCCAGTGATTATAGGCAAAAAGCTCGGATATAGCACAGTAGTTTACGCCGAATGGGAAGCTAGATGGCATAACTGGATCGATCGCTTTGGAATCATGAAACCCGAAGTTGCAACCCATGTCCCCCAGAAATATGGTCACAAATTCACCGTTGTTGGCGATTTGATGCTAGAAGCACAAGAACAAGTCAGCACTCCCTCCCACTCCCGTTCGGCACAAGTCACGGCAAGCCTACTCCCTAACCCCGACTCCCCAATCATTGGTTTACTCCCTGGTTCAAAAGCAGCAAAATTAGCCCAAGGAGTACCATTATGTTTAGTTATTGCGGAATACGTTCATGCAAAAAGACCGCAAACCAGATTTGTAATTCCTATAGCCCCAACTTTGGATTTACCAACTTTAGCTAGTTTTGCCGATCGCCAAAAGAACTCTATTGCTGAAACCTTTGGCTTTAGCGGTGCTTCCTTAATTGTCCCAGAGGATGCTAAAGGCAAGGCATTGCTCAAAACAGCAACGGGCTTAACTGTAGAACTGTGGCAAGAAAACCCTGCATATCACTTATTATCCCAGTGCTGTATTTGCTTAACTACGGTGGGGGCAAACACTGCTGAACTCGGTGCTTTAGGAGTGCCAATGATTGTTTTACTACCAACACAGCAACTTGATGCTATGCGTTCTTGGGATGGTTTACCTGGATTGTTGGCAAATCTGCCAGTAGTCGGTACACCCTTTGCTAAGGTGATTAATTGGTCATTTCTGAGATTTGTAAGAAACAAAGGTTTATTAGCATGGCCAAATATCTGGGCACAGGAAGAGATTGTGCCAGAACTTATGGGTAAACTTCAACCGCAAGAAGTTGGGGAAATGGTTTTAGACTTTTTGGCGAATCCAGAAAAATTGGATGATATGCGCGCTAAACTCCGTAATATTCGCGGTAAAAGCGGTGCAGCTCAGAAGATAGCACAGATTGTTGGTGAGGAAATTGGGAAGTCGGGAGAGATGAGGGAGTAA
- a CDS encoding cupin domain-containing protein, whose amino-acid sequence MITTSLKNLPEESVSHNAEIKKKVMLRFGDLPHLTNFSQAHFAPGQTAPAHAHQDMCEVFFVEAGSGVINIDGTEYPLLPGNCVAIEPGEVHEVVNSGSTELVLTYFGLRVEKLA is encoded by the coding sequence ATGATTACCACTTCCCTCAAAAACTTGCCTGAAGAGTCGGTTTCTCACAATGCCGAAATCAAGAAAAAGGTGATGTTACGCTTCGGCGATTTACCTCACCTAACTAACTTTTCTCAAGCACATTTTGCTCCTGGACAAACTGCACCAGCACACGCGCATCAAGATATGTGCGAGGTATTCTTTGTAGAAGCTGGTTCGGGAGTAATTAACATTGATGGTACAGAATACCCCTTGCTTCCAGGAAACTGTGTAGCCATCGAACCGGGAGAAGTCCACGAAGTTGTCAATAGTGGCTCCACCGAACTTGTTTTGACATACTTTGGTTTGCGAGTCGAAAAACTAGCGTAA